GCGCGCGGGAAGGAGCATTAGGAAGGTTTACTTTTTCGCTCATAAAGTCGACCGTATGTTCCACAATTCGTCCTTTTAAGGCTTGGCAATTTTGTGCACCATCGCTGGACGGGAATTTTTTAATGATTGCCTCACACAATTCCAAGGCTTGTTTTTTCATCCATTTATTTTCGTCCGATTGCAACGGGCTGTATTTATTTCCTTTTTCGAAATACACATTCGCAATTTCATAACTCACATCTGCGGAAGCAGGATCGGAGGTGAATTTATTTTCTAAACTTTGTAAGGCTTTAAAATACAGACTATCTTTTATTTCGGAAGTGGAATTTGTTTTTACAAATTTCAATCGTTTGATATCGATGTCGATGATGGCTCTTGGATCAGCATCCGTTGAATGAAAAGCAAGTAAGTCTTGCAAAATTTTAATCGCATAAAATTTAGAAGAAAGTGTGTCCTTGGTGGTGATGCCAACTTTTGCAAATTCATTAAAGTTCCAGAAATAACTTTCGGAGTTGATTTCAAATTTATAAGCCGGTCGGGTGATGTCTGGTTCTTCGTTCATATAAAAGTCAACCGCACGGTGTGCTAAGAAATCATAGAGTGTGGGACGAAATTTACGGGAGTTGGATTGTTTTACTAAAATTTCATCGTAGATATTTAATGGAGTACGTTTTAAACTATCGGTCGCTTCTAAGGAGGCTTGATAATTTTCAACCACTTTTGTAAAAATGGTTTTTAAGTCCCAGGTGGTGATGTCGTCATTATCAAAGTTGACGGTGGTGGTTCGGTTATAAAAGCGGTAGCGATTTTGTTGGTAGTATTGCCAATAGCTTTCGGCAATCATGGATTGCAATACCGGCTTTACGGGATACTTGGCTTCTTTGGCTTCTTCGTTTAATTTGTTGAGTGCTTTAATTAAGGAGTATTCCTCCATGTATTGTTCAAATTTCATTCGATGAATGATGGCTTTGACATATTGAGGAGCATTGTTTTCGGTTTTTGCTTTATCGTAAATGCCGTTCACTACTTCCAAGGCAGATTTGTTTAAGCCTTTGTTGGCGAGGGAATCTACTTTTTTCCATTCTTTGGCGTAGGTGCTTCCTTTGGGAAAAATCAACACCGATTTTTTGTTGTTTGTTTGGTAAGCCGTTACGGTTAAAGCTCCGGCAACACTTGCGATGGCAGCGATAGCGATTAGAATAATCTTCCTCAAGTTCATATCTGTAGTTTTTAAAATTTTAATGGTTTTATAACCTCACTCTTTATCCCTTTCCTAGGATTAGGAGAGGAAATTTAATGGTTCCACCATTAGATGCAAGTTAAAGCAAAATTCCATAAGGGAAAATGATTTTTGTGAGACTTTTGTGTTAAAACGTGAATTACGATGTCATCTCGACCGCTCCCGATCCCGATAGCTATCGGGAGGAGAGATCTTTAGTTTCCTCCGCTGCGGTCGGAAGGACAGAAACCTATAATTGTCATTCGGAAGGACAGAAACTGTAAAGTGTCATTCGCAAGGACAGACTCACGAAATGTCATTCGGAAGGACAGACACCGCTAGGTGTCATTCGGAAGGACAGACACCGCTAGGTGTCATCTCGACCAGCGTGGAGAGATCTTTAGTTTCCTCCGCTACGGCCGGAAGGACAACTGCTGCGAGAATAATTGCAGTTTTTATAGAAACAGGTTCCTACTTTTTAAACCTGGCAATATCCACTTCTTTGTCCAAGGGGAAGCCGGTTTCTAAAAAGTTCGAAAATTGGTTGGCAAAAAACGGGGCCAGCATTACTCCCTTGGTTCCCAGTCCGTTAAAGATCCCCAACTGCGGATGTTCAGGATGTAAACCAATCAAGGGTCTGCGGTCGCTCACCGTTGGACGAACTCCCGCCTGGTGATTCACCACCTCAAACGGTACTTTCAGTACTTTTTTCAATTTCTCTACCAAGTCGGACTTGCCTTTTTCCGTGGTGAGTTCCGATAAGTCGTTCCACTCGTAGGTAGCACCTACTTTATATAAGTCGTTCCCGATGGGTAAAATAAAAACAGCTTTGTTGAGCACAATCTTAAATGGAATAGCATGATCGTGTGTTAATTTAATGGTCAACGTTTCGCCTTTGGTGAGTTTGAATGGCAACCAACTAAAAAAGGGATTGTTCACTGCTTTATAGCCTTCACAAAAAATAAGTTTGTCGGCCGTGATTCCTTTATATGTTACCGAATTTTCCTGCAAAACAAGCTGAGTCGCATCAAATGCTTCTTCCATAAAAGCATCTTTTTTTAAGAGATGGGCTTTGCAGGCATTTAAAAATTGTACGGTATCTAAATTCCCTGCATGCATCACTTCGGAAATGCCCAACGGATTGTAAACAATGCCATTCAGGTCTTCGGTATAAATCGCTTCGTTCAGGTATTTCCCGATGGGTTCCGTTGTTTTTTTCAGCCACAATGCTTTTTCCTGCTCTTCAGCAAACGGTTTTAAGATGCGTTTTGAAAAATAAAATTCAGCGCCCAACTGCTTTTCCATCTCTGGATAAAATTCATCCATATAAGGAAGTAAGTCATCGGCCAACCAACTTTTTACCAATCGCTTAAATACAACGGGATTGTATAATCCTGCTGCAACACGGCTGGCGGTAGTGGCTGGAGCATCGTCTATCACGACTACCGAATGCCCTTTTTTTAGCAAGGTCATTGCTAAAACGCTGCCGGCTAAGCCTTGACCGATAAGTATGTAGTTTAGTTTTTTCATGTTGACCTCACCCCTTGCCCCTCTCCGAAGGAGAGGGGAACTGATTGGAGTGACGATTATAGTTTGTATTCTGTTTTATAATTGCATTGACCTAATCCCAACTACCACACCCCTTTCCCCTCTCCGAAGGAGAGGGGAACTGATTAGAGTGACGATTATAGTTTGTGTTCTGTTTTATAATTGCAATTGGAGCCACAACAAAATTAGTATTTAATCTTTGATTAAATCTTTTTATCTTGCATCCTTAACGACCTCACCTAACCCCTCTCCGAAGGAGAGGGGAATAGATTTGAGTTGCGAGAATAATGAGTATACACAAAATGGATAAAGTTAAATTAACAATCGGGAGAAGAGAATACATTGATTTTCCGGAACTGGGACTTTTTGGGATTACCGCAAAAGTAGATACCGGTGCGTATACCACTGCGTTGCATTGCCATGATATTCGTGAAGAAAATGGGGTTTTGTATTTTAAAGTATTGGATCCTTCGCACCCCGACTATAACGAAAAGGAACAAAAATTTACTTCCTATTCTCAAAAAGAAATTAAAAATTCGTTCGGGGAAATTGAGAAACGGTACATCATAAAAACAATCATCCGAATGGGTAAGAAACGCATAAAATCTGTAATTTCGTTAACCGACAGAGGGAACATGCGCTACCCCGTTTTGATTGGTAGAAAATTGTTGAAGAATAAATTTATTGTGGATGTGGGGTTGGTGTTTACGTTGAGTGGGATAGAACGCGGATAACGCTGAAAAAAAAGATGAAAGCGGATTTTTTATGTTCTTTAGGGTAGATATGATTTTATTGCCTTCGGCAATTTGGATTTTTAAAAAGCAAAATAGTTTATAAATGAAAATAGCAATTTTATCGCGCGGACCGAAACTTTACTCTACTCGTAGATTGGTGGAAGCTGCTGAACAACGCGGACACGAAGTGGTTGTACTCGACCATTTAAAATGTGTATTGGTGATCGAAAAAGGAAACCCGCATATTTTTTATAATGGCAAAGAAGTCACCGGCATCGATGCCATCATTCCGCGTATCGGAACTTCGGTTACCTTTTATGGTGCTGCCGTTGTCCGTCAGTTTGAACAGATGAAAGTTTTTTCTTCCGTAGAATCTCAAGCACTCGTGCGCTCCCGTGATAAATTACGCAGTTTACAACTTCTTGCGAAAGCAGGAATCGGAATGCCGAAAACAGCTTTCGCCTCTGCTCCGCGTAACATCGATAATGTATTGGAACAAGTAGGCGGTGCTCCCGTTGTTATTAAACTCTTAGAAGGGACACAAGGTATCGGTGTGATTTTGGCGGAAACTCATAAGTCTGCTAAATCGGTAATCGAATCTTTTCTAGCATTGAAAGCAAACATCCTCGTTCAAGAATTTATTAAGGAAGCAGGTGGTGCCGACATTCGTGCATTCATTGTGGATGGAAAAATTGTAGGCGCCATGAAACGTCAAGGTTTACCGGGCGAATTCAGAAGCAACTTACACCGTGGTGGTAGCGCCAACGTCATCGAACTTACAAAAGAAGAACGTGAAACGGCTATCAAAGCTGCAAAAAATTAGGACTCGCCATTGCGGGTGTCGACATGCTACAATCTTCCCGCGGACCCTTGGTGATGGAAGTAAATTCTTCTCCGGGACTGGAAGGCATTGAAGGTGCAACAGGTGTAGATATTGCCGGAAAAATTATTGAGTATGTAGAGCGAAATGAATTTAATCATGAACCATAGTGCGGATAACGAATAAAACGAAAATACGAATCTGTGTTGGATAAAATAGGAACGCAGATTTTTTATGATTTTCATGATTAAAAAAGATTTTTATTTTTTGTTCTTTAGTTTACCTGATAGACAAAATTATGATTGCACTAAAATCAAATCATAATTTATCATAATCCCGATAGCTATCGGGACTGCGTTCCATAACACAAAGCATAGCACTAGAAACATAAAATGACCTACTCCAACAAAGACATTCACATCAACGGCATGGACATCAAGCCCGGGCAAAATGCTCAGGTGAGTTTGAATTGGTATCAACTACCCACCAAAACTGTTATTGAAATTCCTGTTTATGTTTTTCGTTCGAAGAATCCCGGACCAACACTCTTGATTCTTGCCGGCATGCACGGTGATGAAATCAATGGGATTGAAATTGTCCGCAGACTCATCACACGTGACGATGTAAAAAAACCTTTGTGTGGAAGCATCATTGCCATTCCGGTGATCAATACCATTTCATTTTTATCCGGCTCCCGCGATTTGCCCGATGGCAGAGATTTAAACCGCTGCTTCCCCGGAACAAAAAATGGTTCGTTGGGCGGACGCATCGCCTACGATTTAATGAATGAAATTATTCCGCAAATAGATTTTGGTGTCGACTTTCATACCGGTGGTGCAAAAATTCACAACTACCCTCAGTTGCGTTGTGTGTTTAATAATAAAGTGAATCTGGATCTTGGAAAAAAATTCGCTCCGGCTCTCATCATCAACTCTCCTTTCCGCGACAATACACTTCGTAAAGAAGCTTCACGAAAAGGAAAATCCATTTTGGTTTTTGAAGGTGGTGAATCTTCCCGCTTCGATTATCTTTCTATCAACGAAGGCATGAACGGTTGCATCCGACTCATGCATCATTTAAAAATGGTGAAAACGGAAATCCCGAACAACCCAACTGTCTTGTTACACAAATCTACTTGGGTGCGTGCAAAATCATCGGGCTTGTTTCATACATCCAAAACCAATGGCGCACATATCCGCAAAGGAGAAATTGTCGGTTCTATCTCCGACCCGTATGGTGAACACGATGAGAAATTGGTTTCTCCTACTGACGGATACATTGTGGGAATCAACAACCAACCGGTGGTGAACCAGGGCGATGCCTTGATGCACATTGGCATTGAAGAATAATCCAATCTTACTTTAATAAATTATGTTTCATCGCATACATGATGATGCCGATGGAATTTTTTGCTTTTGTCTTTTGCAGAATCCGTTCTTTATGTCCTTCTACCGTGCGCACACTCACATCCAACTTATCTGCAATTTCTTTACTTGTTAATTCTTTACTGATCAAACGAATGATTTCTACTTCACGGTCTGTCAATACCACTTCCGCGAAAGTGGGACGAATCTTTTTACTTTCTACCAAGCCTTTTACCATTGCACGTGAAATCTGGTCGTTGAAATAATAATCGTTTTCCATCACGCCATAAATCGCATCCACTACAATTTCAATGTCTTGATTTTTTAATAAAAATCCATTCGCCCCTTTGCTAATCAAATGGTGAATGAATCCTTCTTCGTTGTGCATCGTCACAATAATAATTTTTGTGCCTTCGTATTTGTTTTGTAAACGCTCGGTGGTTTCAATGCCATCCATCACGGGCATTTGCAGGTCGAGGAGAATCACATCGACACGTTTCTTTTTTAATTGTTCGAGCAATTCTTCTCCGTTTGAAGCTTCGATGACCACTTCAAATTCAGGAAAATCTTTGATTAAAGCAATCATCCCTTTTCTAAAAAGTGCATGATCGTCTACTACGGCTATTCTAATCGATGGCGTCATTCAATGGAATTTCGATGGTTACTTTCGATTCGTTTTTACTTACGGTAATATATTGTACGGTGGCATTAATCATTTGCGCGCGACTTTGGATGCTGCGTAAGCCGATGCCTCCCACTCCTTCGGACAGTTGATTTACTTTTTCGGTACTGATGCCAATGCCGTTGTGTGCAATTTCGGTGGTATACACTTGTGCATTGCAACGCAAGGTAATTGAAATTTCAGATGCTTGTGCATGTTTGATAATGTTGTTCAACGATTCTTGCACAATGCGATACAATTGCAATTCTACTTTTTTCGAGAGCTGTGGAATTCCTTCTTGCGGATGAAAGTTAATGTCGATTAAGTTGGATGTTTTTATCTGACGGCATAATTCCAACAATCCTTTTTCGTAACCGAGTCGGATTAAAATGGGCGGCATCAAATCGCGGGCGATGCTGCGAATGTTTTCAATAGAAGATTCCAACAAGCCTTTGCTCTCTCCTACCAATTGTTTGGTGAGTTCTACATTGTCGGAGTTGCGTTCAATTCTATTTAAATACAAGTTGATCACATTCAATACCGAACCCACATCATCGTGAATGTCTTTTGCAATTTTTTCACGTTCCAGTTCGGCCACTTGGATACTCGCATCGGTTAATTTTTTTTGGTGAAGACTTTCTTTGTCTTTTAAAACGGCTCTGTTTTCAAACATTCGTTTTTGGTGAAGGAGCACAAAAAAAATAACGAAGAACACCAATATTAATATGGAGATGGTACCGATAACTAATAAGATGGCCGGGCTCATGCGTTTTTTGCTTTTATAAAACCAATACAAATTAACACATTGTAAATGACATTTAAAGGAGAATGTATTAACAGAAATAATAAATACGAATCGGCAGGCGGCAAGGATTTATCGGAAATGAATAATAAAATGTTGCCCGAAAAGTAAATTAAGATGCCCGAGTTAATCCAGAAAAACGGAAGTGACAAGACGTTTTCATAAATCAAATTGCGCAATAAATAGGCAAACGAGAGCAAGGACAATAAAATAAAAATGGAGGATTCGACCGTTACCGAAAAATTATCCAAACTGTGAAATCCGTTGATTTTATAATCGATGTATTCGACAATGTAAAACACCGGAAACAAGAGCAGCAAATAACCCACTTTAAAATACTGTTTGTAAAACAACATGTAGAACAAGGTGATGAGCGAAAACTCCGACAAGGTATACACATGAAACGTAATTAAGTTGGAGGTATCATCACTGGCGATGGCGAGGCCCAGAATTTCAACGGTGGTACCAATAAAGGTGAGCGCAAAAACAGGAAGCAAATAGGTTTTAATTTTTCGAATACAAAACAATCCAACCAGAAAAGGTACGATCGTAAATGCAATGGAGATATAAGAAAACCAATAAAGTTGTTCGTTGCTCATAAATAAAAAAAGACGACATAAATGTCGTCTTTAAAGATACTTCTTTTTTAAAACTTGCTTAGGAGTTCAAAGCATTGTTTGTGCCGCAATAAGGCGGACAAGGTTTGCTACGTTCAGCAAGTAAGCCGTTTACCAAATCATTTTCGTTGGCATCGGTACCTACAACAACCAAATGTTTGTTGCCTTTGGTGTCGAGGGCATAATACAAGCGAATACCAACGCATCCTGTTTGGTTTAAAATCGCCTCAATGGCTGCTTTACCAAAAAAGTGACCTTTGATAGATTGAGGGTTTGCAGCACGGTATGCTGCTGTCCACGCAGCCGCTTCTTGCAGACTGATCGTGTGATCTTCGTTTCCTGTGAAACTCATGATGTTAGGGGTTTAGGAGTAAATACTGTACTTATGTTTAGTAATTACAAGATAAGAAATTCATTAAAAACAAATGCCATTTAGTACCGACCTAAATTGATAACATCGTAATTGTCAAAGTGCTAACTCAAAAAGCAGATTTTTTATAGGGTATTTTTACCCTGTAAATGGGGTAAAAATACCCTAAGGCAAAATGGGGTATTTCTACGCTAAAACAGATGAAACGGACTTGTTAGCTTTACACCATTAACGACAGTGTATGAATAAGAATCTAAATAGCATTACCAAATTTTACAACGAGCGCATCGACATTTCCAAAAAGGAAGAGTTGCAACGCTGGAGCAAAGTGCTTTCCTGCAGGGAAGACGACTTGGTTCAAGCGGTGTTGTCGATTGGCAATTCCGTAAAAATGGTAGATACCT
This portion of the Bacteroidota bacterium genome encodes:
- a CDS encoding ATP-dependent zinc protease, which gives rise to MDKVKLTIGRREYIDFPELGLFGITAKVDTGAYTTALHCHDIREENGVLYFKVLDPSHPDYNEKEQKFTSYSQKEIKNSFGEIEKRYIIKTIIRMGKKRIKSVISLTDRGNMRYPVLIGRKLLKNKFIVDVGLVFTLSGIERG
- a CDS encoding FAD-dependent oxidoreductase, translated to MKKLNYILIGQGLAGSVLAMTLLKKGHSVVVIDDAPATTASRVAAGLYNPVVFKRLVKSWLADDLLPYMDEFYPEMEKQLGAEFYFSKRILKPFAEEQEKALWLKKTTEPIGKYLNEAIYTEDLNGIVYNPLGISEVMHAGNLDTVQFLNACKAHLLKKDAFMEEAFDATQLVLQENSVTYKGITADKLIFCEGYKAVNNPFFSWLPFKLTKGETLTIKLTHDHAIPFKIVLNKAVFILPIGNDLYKVGATYEWNDLSELTTEKGKSDLVEKLKKVLKVPFEVVNHQAGVRPTVSDRRPLIGLHPEHPQLGIFNGLGTKGVMLAPFFANQFSNFLETGFPLDKEVDIARFKK
- a CDS encoding response regulator transcription factor, which gives rise to MTPSIRIAVVDDHALFRKGMIALIKDFPEFEVVIEASNGEELLEQLKKKRVDVILLDLQMPVMDGIETTERLQNKYEGTKIIIVTMHNEEGFIHHLISKGANGFLLKNQDIEIVVDAIYGVMENDYYFNDQISRAMVKGLVESKKIRPTFAEVVLTDREVEIIRLISKELTSKEIADKLDVSVRTVEGHKERILQKTKAKNSIGIIMYAMKHNLLK
- a CDS encoding succinylglutamate desuccinylase/aspartoacylase family protein, with product MTYSNKDIHINGMDIKPGQNAQVSLNWYQLPTKTVIEIPVYVFRSKNPGPTLLILAGMHGDEINGIEIVRRLITRDDVKKPLCGSIIAIPVINTISFLSGSRDLPDGRDLNRCFPGTKNGSLGGRIAYDLMNEIIPQIDFGVDFHTGGAKIHNYPQLRCVFNNKVNLDLGKKFAPALIINSPFRDNTLRKEASRKGKSILVFEGGESSRFDYLSINEGMNGCIRLMHHLKMVKTEIPNNPTVLLHKSTWVRAKSSGLFHTSKTNGAHIRKGEIVGSISDPYGEHDEKLVSPTDGYIVGINNQPVVNQGDALMHIGIEE
- a CDS encoding DUF3606 domain-containing protein translates to MNKNLNSITKFYNERIDISKKEELQRWSKVLSCREDDLVQAVLSIGNSVKMVDTFLCLNRKKLDA